Proteins encoded within one genomic window of Solea senegalensis isolate Sse05_10M linkage group LG11, IFAPA_SoseM_1, whole genome shotgun sequence:
- the LOC122777299 gene encoding adenosine receptor A1-like has translation MAEWSWVVYTLLEAVIVVACCLGNLLVVFAVCVGVRDSLREPTFCFLVSLAVADFLVGVAAVPLAVVLDGWARLTPDLCLLLSCVVLVLTQASVLSLLAIAVDRYLRLHMPLRYKSLATQRRTCLVVSVCWLLSCLLGFTPLLGWRNCPSSSSSSSLPLAPASNSSSSSIITSPPPCTFLSVISLPFMVYFNFLGCVMAPLLVMMLLYVRIFWSLQARLKESSPHHVHASLLRERRLACSLALVLVLFAGCWIPLHLMNCVLLVHGPQAVTQGLLYTGILLSHANSAINPVIYAYRIPKIQQAYAHIWRRFLLRINCRHGDMEGQRSMRSSQGDQREAGGTTED, from the exons ATGGCCGAGTGGAGCTGGGTGGTGTACACGCTGCTCGAGGCTGTCATCGTTGTAGCCTGTTGCCTTGGAAACCTGTTGGTGGTGTTCGCCGTGTGCGTCGGCGTCCGCGACTCCCTGCGGGAGCCCACCTTTTGCTTTCTCGTTTCCCTGGCGGTGGCTGATTTCCTGGTCGGCGTGGCCGCCGTGCCCCTGGCCGTGGTGTTGGACGGTTGGGCGAGgttgacccctgacctctgccTGCTGCTCAGCTGCGTTGTGTTGGTGCTGACTCAGGCTTCTGTGCTGTCGTTGTTGGCGATCGCTGTGGACAGATACCTGCGCTTACACATGCCGCTCAG GTATAAAAGTCTGGCCACACAGAGACGCACATGTttggttgtctctgtgtgttggcttCTGTCTTGTCTCCTGGGCTTCACTCCCTTGCTCGGGTGGAGAAactgcccctcctcctcttcttcatcttctttacCACTTGCTCCTGCttcaaactcctcctcctcctctatcaTCACATCTCCTCCACCCTGCACTTTCCTCTCCGTCATCTCCCTCCCCTTCATGGTCTACTTTAACTTCCTGGGCTGCGTGATGGCGCCCCTGCTGGTCATGATGCTGCTCTACGTGAGGATCTTCTGGAGCCTGCAGGCTCGTCTGAAGGAAAGCTCTCCGCACCACGTCCACGCCTCCCTGCTGAGAGAGCGGAGGCTGGCCTGCTCCCTGGcactggttctggttctgtttgCCGGCTGCTGGATTCCTCTGCATCTGATGAACTGTGTGCTGCTGGTCCACGGGCCTCAGGCCGTCACGCAGGGACTGCTCTACACAG GAATACTTCTGTCTCACGCCAACTCCGCCATCAACCCCGTCATCTACGCCTACCGCATCCCCAAGATCCAGCAGGCCTATGCTCACATATGGAGGCGCTTTCTGCTCAGGATAAACTGTCGCCATGGAGACAtggaaggtcaaaggtcaatgaGGAGCAGCCAAGGCGATCAGAGGGAGGCAGGAGGGACaactgaggactga
- the LOC122777304 gene encoding transcription factor PU.1 → MMSYMTESRLGGGRGSWSSVAPSSCPEVDLEVIEEYLQEHSLEVALAHAPQGAVGQHAHTLFHPAGGRIIENSWSGHGYEWHFGSHPTHKEYEEQAPPIACPSCHDNQWDHVAFSYETTAYIDSDSQSSCSQYQEYQDSASPSSESGGRKDGDSLILSPLSGKRKERLFQFLFEMLQTPSMRSCIWWVQSSSGTFQFSSQNKERLAQLWGRRKGNRKTMTYQKMARALRNYSRTGEIQKVKRKLTYQFDEKTLRGLQGDNSNRV, encoded by the exons ATG atGTCCTATATGACTGAGAGCAGGCTGGGTGGAGGTCGAGGGTCCTGGAGCTCAGTGGCTCCCTCTAGCTGCCCGGAGGTTGACCTGGAGGTCATCGAGGAGTACCTGCAGGAGCACTCGCTGGAGGTCGCACTGGCGCACGCACCCCAGGGCGCCGTGGGtcaacacgcgcacacactgtTCCACCCAGCGGGCGGCAGGATTATAG AGAACAGCTGGTCAGGTCATGGTTATGAGTGGCACTTTGGATCTCACCCTACACACAAGGAATATGAAGAGCAAGCTCCGCCCATAGCCTGTCCCAGTTGCCATGACAACCAGTGG GACCATGTTGCATTTTCCTATGAAACGACTGCGTACATCGACTCGGACTCTCAGTCCAGTTGCTCCCAGTATCAGGAATATCAGGATTCTGCGTCTCCGTCGTCTGAGAGTGGAGGACGGAAGGACGGAGACAGTCTGATTCTGTCTCCGTTATcag GAAAGAGGAAGGAGCGCTTGTTCCAGTTCCTGTTTGAAATGCTGCAGACGCCGTCCATGCGGAGCTGCATCTGGTGGGTCCAGTCCTCCTCCGGCACCTTCCAGTTCTCCTCGCAGAACAAGGAGCGCCTGGCGCAGCTGTGGGGGCGTCGCAAGGGCAACCGCAAGACCATGACCTACCAGAAGATGGCGCGGGCGCTCAGGAACTACTCCCGCACCGGTGAGATTCAGAAGGTGAAGAGGAAGCTGACGTACCAGTTTGATGAGAAGACGTTGCGAGGCCTGCAAGGAGACAATTCCAACAGAGTGTAG